A single genomic interval of Zobellia nedashkovskayae harbors:
- a CDS encoding general stress protein produces the protein MKNGVTVAICDSHQKAEKVVKELQQSGFDMKKLSIVGKDYHEEDKVIGFYNTGDRMKNWGSAGAFWGGIWGLVFGAGFFLIPGIGPVMLAGPIVSSLIGGLEGAVVVGGLSALGGALFGIGVPKDSVLRYETALKADKFLVIAHGSSEDLEKAKKIMSDSSADEVDIHSKEAVSA, from the coding sequence ATGAAAAATGGAGTAACAGTCGCTATATGCGATTCGCATCAGAAAGCCGAAAAGGTGGTCAAAGAACTACAACAGTCAGGCTTTGATATGAAAAAACTTTCTATCGTTGGTAAAGATTATCACGAGGAAGACAAAGTTATCGGGTTTTACAATACCGGTGATAGAATGAAAAACTGGGGATCTGCAGGTGCTTTCTGGGGCGGTATTTGGGGCCTTGTTTTTGGCGCCGGTTTTTTCTTAATACCAGGCATAGGACCAGTTATGTTGGCAGGTCCAATCGTATCATCATTAATAGGTGGTCTTGAAGGCGCAGTTGTTGTTGGTGGACTATCTGCTCTTGGCGGAGCTCTTTTTGGTATTGGAGTACCCAAGGATAGTGTGCTACGGTACGAGACCGCTTTAAAGGCAGATAAGTTTTTAGTTATTGCTCACGGATCTTCTGAGGATTTGGAAAAAGCAAAAAAAATAATGTCCGATTCATCTGCAGATGAGGTAGATATTCACTCAAAAGAAGCTGTATCTGCCTAA
- the clcA gene encoding H(+)/Cl(-) exchange transporter ClcA, which produces MNNRKISRVGYRFVDLDVSNYRLLFNALLVGLVTGLLSSVFRLILARLAALRTTFQIGEINQAWQNWLWPTLFTFFGIWFSIFLVKKYAPETAGSGIQEIEGALDGLRPVRWRRVLPIKFIASIFSLSSGLLLGREGPTVQIGANVGKMAEDVFKQSAEEDNPLISSGAASGLASAFNAPFAGIIFVIEEMNGHFKFNFYSLAALMIGAGSADMVVRLLVGSGPILKTTIFTFEELSGIWLFVLLGLVLSVVGIMFNKLLIRSLDLFKKMKVSYVTIALCMALIITAVGLYSEDMIGAGYTTISHVHNSSFTLKFLLALFVVRFILSVLSYGSGVPGGIFTPLITLGVILGMLFGGVAQHFFPDLVPDPAIFGVAGMAGIFASTIRAPLTGLALSVEMTANYELILPLIFTAVTASVFTTMLGNAPIYSILLKRILNKEETSL; this is translated from the coding sequence ATGCGCTTTTGGTAGGTTTGGTTACCGGATTGTTGAGCTCTGTTTTTAGGCTGATTCTTGCTCGTTTAGCTGCGCTTAGGACAACTTTTCAAATAGGAGAGATTAATCAGGCTTGGCAAAATTGGCTCTGGCCTACGCTTTTCACTTTTTTTGGTATTTGGTTTTCAATATTCTTGGTCAAGAAATACGCTCCTGAAACCGCTGGTAGTGGAATTCAAGAAATTGAAGGCGCACTAGATGGTTTAAGACCGGTGAGATGGCGCAGGGTTTTGCCCATTAAATTTATCGCTTCTATATTTTCCTTAAGTAGTGGTTTGTTATTGGGTCGTGAAGGGCCAACCGTGCAGATAGGTGCTAACGTGGGCAAGATGGCAGAAGACGTTTTTAAGCAATCTGCAGAAGAGGACAACCCTTTAATTAGCTCGGGTGCGGCATCAGGTTTGGCAAGTGCTTTTAACGCTCCTTTTGCAGGTATTATTTTTGTTATTGAAGAGATGAACGGCCATTTTAAGTTTAATTTTTATTCATTAGCAGCACTTATGATCGGCGCCGGTTCTGCAGATATGGTAGTACGGTTGTTGGTTGGGAGCGGACCTATTCTTAAAACAACCATTTTCACTTTTGAAGAATTATCCGGGATATGGTTGTTTGTATTGTTGGGACTTGTGCTAAGTGTTGTTGGAATTATGTTTAATAAGTTATTGATTAGGTCTTTGGATTTATTCAAAAAAATGAAAGTAAGCTATGTTACCATTGCGTTGTGTATGGCTTTAATCATTACTGCGGTAGGTTTGTATTCAGAAGATATGATCGGGGCAGGTTACACCACCATTTCACATGTTCACAATAGTTCTTTTACGTTGAAATTTCTTTTAGCGCTGTTTGTTGTCCGTTTTATTCTTTCTGTTCTTAGTTACGGCTCAGGAGTGCCAGGAGGTATTTTTACTCCTTTAATAACTTTAGGGGTCATTTTAGGGATGCTCTTTGGCGGTGTAGCACAACATTTTTTCCCAGATCTGGTGCCTGATCCAGCTATTTTTGGTGTTGCCGGTATGGCGGGCATCTTTGCCTCAACCATTAGGGCTCCACTTACAGGTTTGGCGCTTTCGGTAGAAATGACGGCAAATTATGAGTTGATATTACCATTGATTTTCACTGCGGTTACAGCTTCCGTCTTTACCACAATGTTGGGTAATGCACCGATCTATTCCATTTTACTTAAACGTATTTTGAATAAGGAAGAGACCTCCCTTTAG